In Listeria cossartiae subsp. cossartiae, the DNA window GGCCATTGTATCTTCACTCAATGAAAAATTCTCTAATGAAGAGGAAAGATCCATTGGTTTACTAATTAAGGTTAGCACACCTTCTGGGAATTCAAACTGATATTGATAAAGAGAATTAGTTGGCTGGAACGGTTTATTTACAATTGGACCATCTGTAGTCAAGTGAGTGTAAGGGTAATTACCATTAACTTTGAACTTCCAGGCAGTTTCTCGGTCTGCAAGAGATAGCTTAGCAAGTTCAGTAATAGAAATAACGGCAGTAAATGAATTTCCGTTTTGCTCAAAAGGAATGCTTAACTTTTGCTCAGGATGTTTATATTCGCGTAGTTCATTGTAATAAGCTTGGATGCTGTTTATTTTCCCATCAGCATAACCAGATATTTCCCATGTTTCAGATTCAGTTAACTGAATTTCCTTTATAAAATATTTCATCTTTATCTCCTTAAAGTTTAATTATCATCATCATGTTTATTTTAGCATATAATAATAAATTTCCCTACAAAAATTAACAAAAGATTAATGCCTCTTGTATACTTATAAAAATTAGTTAGTGGCTTTATTTCTTGCTATAAAACAAATGGCTATTTTAGCATCAAAAAATAGATTTTGCTTGGATTAGAAATAGCTGTATTAATCATTTTTGTCTCAAAAAGTAGTACAAGGATTTTTATTGTTCATTTTTTCATATTTATAAGGCTAATTTTTTGCATAGATAGTTGATAAACTGTTGTAAATAAGATATGCTGTAGATACTGAATTTTATAGAATAGCATATCAGTAAGGGGTTGTAGTGAGATTGGAAAAACCATTTTTAACAGTTGTGGTGCCTTGTTATAATGAAGAGGAAGTTCTAAGTGAGAGCGTGACACAACTAACAAACATTATACAAAAATTAGTGATGAGTGAATCAATCAGCGACAAAAGTCAGATTATGTTCGTAGATGATGGAAGTAAAGATAGAACTTGGGAACTTATACAACAATACTCAGAATCAAATGAACATGTTTCTGGATTAAAATTAAGTCGTAATTACGGACATCAAGGAGCTTTGCTTGCAGGACTAACGGAAGCACACGCATATTCTGATTGTGTGGTATCTATTGATGCGGATTTACAAGATGATGTGAATGCAATTATTGAGTTCATAGAAAAATACCATGAAGGCTTTGATGTTGTTTATGGTGTACGCGACAAACGAGACACAGACACTTACTTTAAACGAAATTCAGCGTTAGCTTTCTATAGAATTATGAGTAAACTAGGGGTTAATATGGTTCCGAATCATGCGGACTATCGATTACTTAGTAAACGAGCATTGACCGAATTTTTACGTTATAAAGAAGAAAATATGTTTATCCGCGGTATTGTGCCGTTATTAGGATTTAAATCAACGAAAGTCTTCTATAATAGAAATGAACGATTTGCTGGTGAATCCAAATATCCATTAAAGAAAATGGTGTTATTTGCTGTTGACGGGATTACTTCTTTCAGTGTTGCGCCTATTCGATTATTATTAGTTCTTGGATCCGTTATTTTTATGATAGGTGTAGTCATGGGTATTTATGCCATCGTTCAAAAAATTGTTGGTGCAGTCGTGCCTGGTTGGACTTCTTTAATTGTTTCGCTATGGTTAATTGGCGGTATTCAATTAATTGGTATAGGTGTACTAGGTGAATACATTGGAAAAATCTTCAAACAAGTCAAAGAACGTCCTCGCTTTACGATAGAGGAAAATGTTTTTGAAACGAAATGTAAGGAAAATAAAATCAACGAGAGATAGGTGTAAAGAAAGTGAAGAATAGGTTAGCTTATATTTTTAATGCGTTTTTTATACTTATTTTTGGTTACTTACTTTGCATAAGCATTTTTAAACCGCAAGATATTAGTTTTAATCATCCGAGTATATTTATAATTTTTAGTGCTGCGGCGCTTTTAGTTCTTATTGGGCTTTACCAGTTATCAACTAGATTGAATACAAAAGGAGATGGTGTAATAACCATCTTTTTGGTGATTATGATTATATTAACCCAAATATATTTGCTATTTTCCTTGCAAATGGATTCTTTTGCGGATGCATTTGTCATCAAAGGTGAGGCGCTTAATATGCTTGCTAACGGCGGGCATGCGACGGAGCAAAATTATTTCTTAATGTATCCTAATAATGTATTTATAACTATAATTCGATACTGGTTATACTCTTTTGGTGGGACACTGGGTATTACTAATACGTATTTAATAGAAAGTGTTTTCTTATTTATTTGTATGAACATAACGATATTCGTATTGTTTTGGATTGTTCGTAAAGAAAATGGTAACAAGTTTGGGAATATTTATTTGTTAATTGTGCTATTTTGTGTACCATTGCTTGGTTATATTTGGTATTTTTATACGGATACACTTGTATTACCTTTTACTGCACTTATTGCGCTATTTTATTACTTATATACGAAAAATAATAAGTGGTGGTACTTTATTATTATTGGACTATTGTTCGCGATAGGGTATCAAATTAAGCCGAATATAATAATTTTACTTCCAGCAATGTTGATTCATCTATGCTTTATAAGAAATTGGCGAAAAATTATTTTGAATGCGGTTGTTTTAATGGTTTGTTTTTTCGGTTTGGGCACAGCCTTTACGCCAATTGCAGAGAGTTATGGCTTTGAGAAAGATTCAACGATAGAATTTCCGCAAACACATTGGCTTATGATGGGGCTTGGTGATCCTGCTGGACGATATAATCGAGATGATGTCATTTATACTACTGAGTTTAAAACAATAGAAGAAAAGAAAGAAGCTAATATCGAAAAGATTAAAGAGCGAATTGAGGAGCACGGACCACTTGGTTTAGTGAAACTTTTTGATAATAAAATGCTAAATACATGGACGGATGGAACACGTGCTTATAAAATTTATATTAATTCAGCGTTAAACTATTCGACGCCATACGATTATTTCTTTGGAGATAAGCAAATTGTGACAGAATTGCCTGCTCAAATGTTCCATATCATCAATTTATTATTAATTTGTTTAGGTGCTTTACGCTTTTATAAGAAAAGGGAATTCGATATGTCCTTTTTCGTCAATATTGCACTGGTTGGTGTTTGGCTGTTCCATTTATTCTGGGAAGCAAATCAACGTTATATTATGTTTATTACGCCACTGATGATTTTGTCCTCTATCTATGGATTTAAATTTATAGTAGAATCATTATATACGAAGAAATTTGACTTAAAAAAAGGATTGAGAAAAAGCTTTTTAATTGTTACTTTCGTTGTATTTTTACTGAGTACGGTCATTTTTGCTTATATCGGAAATACCGTTGCTGGACAAACGCAGGATGTAAGTAAATATCTTGTGAAACAAAGCTATGCCCATGTCGAGCTTGCGGTCAATAGTAAGCAAATTGTTAAGCAAACTTTTGAAGCTAATGAAGCATTCAATACAGTTCAATTAGCTATTCTAAAAGCACCATACGTGGATAGTAAGTATCGGATAAAGATAATTAATAAAAAGAATAAAAAAGAAGTTTACAATGAAGTAATAGATGGCTCAGAATTTGTAGAGGCTGAAAATTATACTGTCAATGTAAACGAAAAGCCAAAAGGTAAAACAGAATATGTTATTGAAGTCTATCAAGTGGAAAATAAAAACCCTAAAGAACCGTTGATTTTAGGTACTTATCTATCGAAAACAGTGGATCTTTATCCATATGGAGCGCTTTACATTAAGGGTAAAGCAAGAGAAAAACAAGATATCGGCTTTAGTGTTTCGAACGTTGCTTCTGAGCCGATAATACCGAAATATGTATCTATTATGCTTGATTTAGGTGTTATAATTATTTTTGCAGGAACATATTATGTGTTTAGAAGAAAAGCAGAAGACAATGGATGACATATATTTTGAATTGGGGAGAGTCTATAAATGAACATTGATTCAAATAATAACATCGAGAAGAATCGAGAAGCTGGGATTAGTATTATTATTCCACTCTATAATGTGGAAGAAGTAATTCTGGAAACTCTCGAAAGCATTCATGAGCAAACATTTGACATGTACGAAGTTTTATTAATTGACGATGGTTCGACTGATAAAACGATAGAGCTGGTAACGGAATATATAGCGGATAAACCGAAATTTAAGTTGCATACACAACCAAATGGTGGACCAGCTTCGGCGAGAAATCATGGCTTACGACTGGCAAATAGAATGTATATTTGTTTTGTGGATAGTGATGATATTATTCCAAACTACGCATTGCAACTTATGTATGATGGGGCAATTTCCACTGGTTCAAAATTAATTACTGGTGCAACGAAACGATTTAATTCCGAGGATGAATGGTTTATTCCGATGCATATTCAATATAATATTGCGAAACCAGGACTAAAAACATTACTGAAAAATCCGGAATTGTTTTATTCGATTGGTCCTTGTGCGAAGTTATACCATCATTCCTTAATAGATGGTGTGTTTTTCCCCGAGAATATTCGGTATGGTGAAGATCAGCCATTTGTTTTACATGCTTTATTACAAGCAGAAAATATTTATACGGTGGAGAAAGTGGTTTATTACTACCGTTTACGTGACGGAGAATCGCAATCTTTAACGCAGTCTGTCAATAAAGACCCAATTCGCATTTTAAAATCTGTTTTTCAAATTTTTGACTATGGGGAAGCAGAGTTACTGAAAAATAATACCGAATATGAAGTAGCGTTAAAATATTATCAACGCGTATCAAGCATCGAGTTATGGGGTGCTTTGAGAGCGGCTATCGAAAGCAAGAAAAGCGAAAATCAAAAAATTGCATTTACCATGATGTTAGATTGGTTGAAAACAAAATCGGACGACTTCCTAAATATCATCCCTTCGTTTAGATATTTCTTATTGTTCAGTAGTATTGAGCGTGTTCGTTACATTACGAAAGATAACAAAGAAAACTATCGCCAACTGATTACCTATTTATGGGAAAGACAAGGCGAAGAGGCTAAAATTGCATTTAGAAAAACATATCCTGTCCATATGAAAGCTGCTTTACAAATTATGGAAAATAATAACTGGAGTGATGCACGTAAAATCTCCTTTAAGTTTATTATTCGCCGTCAATTTAAAGCACCTATTTTAATTCGTAAAATAAGTAGAGGAATCATTTTTAGAATTGCTACTTGGATGCCGCGTAAAAAGGATCAAGTGATTTTAGCGACAGAACGCAGTACGAGTTTAGAAGGTAATTTATTAGCTATTTATGATTACATGTTTTATAACAATATGCCGCAAAAAGTATATGTGTTTTTAAAGAAAAATCGTAATTGGTTTGAAATGTTCCAATTGTACTATGCTTTAGGGCGAACTAAAACGATTGTGCTGGACGATTATTACAACAAAATTTACGGTTTGAAGTTTAATAAAAAGACGCATGTTATTCAGTCATGGCATGCAACAGGCGCTTTCAAAAAGTTTGGTTTTAGTGCGATGGAAGGTACTGACGCTAATACCGAAGAGTTTGAAACACGTGCCCATTCGCCGTATACAGATGTACTTGTTAGTTCAGAAGGCATTGTTCCTGAATATATGGAAGCCTTTAGAAAACAAGCTAATCAAATTAAACCAATTGGTGTGCCGAGAACCGATGTGTTTTTTGATCAAGAATATGTGGACTATACGAAAGAAAAATATATGAAAATGTATCCGCAACTACGTGATAAAAAAGTGTTGCTTTATGCGCCAACTTTCCGTGGTGGTCCGAATGAACGTTTTAATTATAGCGTTGTACTCGATATTGCTGCTTTGAAAAAAGAGCTTGGTGATACGCATATTCTTATTTTGAAATTCCATCCTGTTATTAAAAACGTGTCATTTAACGTGGATGAAGATGATCCATTTATTTTAGACTTAACATTGAATAATGATATTAATGATCTGATGTTATTCAGTGATGCGCTTATTACCGACTATTCTTCCGTCATTTTTGAGTTTAGTTTGATGAATAAACCAATTTATTTCTTTGCTTATGATATCGATGATTATTTGGATGAACGTGGCTTTTATTTCGATTATAAAGCAACTATTCCGGGTGAAGTGTTTAAGGATACGCCGTCACTGATTAGTTCCATCAAAACTGGAAAATATAATTATGATGAACTGGAAGTCTTTAAAAAGAAATTTGTCGGAAGCTTAGACGGCAATTCAACGAAACGTTTTGTAGAGACGTATATTGGAAAAGCGGATGAGGAAGTGAACGATTTATGAGCATAGTAGTAGAACAACTCGTTATAAAGAATACTGGCGAAAGATGGGGAAGTCCTTATCTTTTGGAGCAAATCAAAGATAATCTTGCTACTACAAAAGCCGATTTTGTGATTGTCTGTTCGGAAAGTGAACAAACGATTCTTTCGCAAATACAAGACTACCTTGCTCGTTTTTCTGCTAATATGTCCGGTGCAGATATTCACTTATTTAATCAAAATCCTATTTTTGTCCAGCACCTACGCAAATTACCGAATGAAGATAGTTATGAAATGACAGATACACTTCAATTTTTAGAGGAGGCTATTCCGAGTCCAACGAGCACTTATTTGGAACGGGACCCTCATGTGTTATTAGAAGAAGTAGGGCAATATATTTTATATAATGTTACTTTTTTGAAGGCATACTTTGAAAAAGCGGAAGCAGGGCAGCACTTAATCGACGTCTTTCATCAAGCTAATATGGTTTGGAAACATAGCGTTTTGGAAGAAACACCGAAAAATGAAGCGAAAATAAAAATTCCGGATGATTATTTAATAAGCGATATGGTGGATTGTTGGTCCTATTACAGAAACTTAGAAAATAATTACACAACGTTAAGTTTAGCTTTACTTGATTTTGATAAGAATTTATTTAATTATTTGATTCGGACAAAATTAGGACCGATTTTCCAAAGAAAATTATTGGCGGGAGATTTAACAAAAGCAACAGATGCGCTAGAAGCATTGACTGCCTTTCTCGAAGCAAACAATAAGCGACTTGTGAGTGAACTTGTTTCGCTAGGCTACTTTTATATACAAGTTCCGGTAAAAGAGTATCCAATTTGGAGCAGTAACAAACCGTTTGGAACAGCTTATTTAAAATTCTTAAAAGTACTTTTTGAGAAAATGCATTATCAAACGAAACAATATAATTTAGCTTTTTATAGACGTACTACCAATGCGGTGTATAAAGCGGTTGGTTTGAATTCGTTAAATCCGATTGCGAAATGTCATAAACTGTATTTTTAAATGAGTTCAAAAAAAGAAACGACAACACGTTGTCGTTTCTTTTTTTTATTTATCGTTTTCGTGAATTTGTTTGTGTAAATCATCAATTAGTTTTTTTACATCATCTTTAATTTCAGGGTGTTTTAAAGCGAATTGCATGGTTGTTTGAATAAAGCCGAATTTATCACCGACATCAAAGCGTTCGCCTTCGAAGTCGTAAGCAAATACTCGTTGTACTTCATTTAAACTATTGATGGCATCTGTTAATTGGATTTCGCCGCCAGCACCTGGTTCTTGCGTTTCTAAGAAGTCGAAAATTTGTGGTGTTAATAAGTAGCGTCCAAGAATTGCCAGGTCAGATGGAGCTTTGTCTGGATCTGGTTTTTCGACAAATCCTTTTACATTGTATAAATTTTTGTCGTACTCGTTAATTGGATCGATGATACCGTAGCGATATGTTTCCGCGTGAGGGACTGTTTGTACGCCGATAACAGAGCTATGTGTTTTTTCGTATTGATTCATTAATTGTTTCGAACAAGGTGTTTTGGATTCTACAATGTCATCACCTAACATAACAATAAATGGCTCATTTCCAACGAAACCTTTTGCTTGAAGGATGGCGTCACCAAGTCCTTTTGGTTTTGCTTGACGAATAAAGTGCAAATTAATGTTGGTTGTTTGTTCTACTAAATGTAACAATTCAAGTTTATTTTTTTCCCGTAGATTGTTTTCAAGTTCAGGCACGGAATCAAAGTGGTCTTCGATAGCGCGTTTTCCTTTACCTGTTACAATTAAGATGTCTTCTATACCTGATGCCACTGCTTCTTCCACTATGTATTGAATAGTTGGCTTATCCACGATTGGTAAAATTTCTTTAGGCATTGCTTTTGTAGCTGGTAAAAAACGAGTTCCTAGACCAGCAGCTGGAATTACAGCTTTTTTTACTCTCATATTTAATAATCTCCTTCTAATCTAAAATATATATAGACCCACTTAATTATACGCTATCCGGCTTTGGGTTTACAAGTTTTTAACGGTAATGTGCATAAAATAGCAAGTTTTTACAAAGGGTCTAATTAAAATACATAATCGCGCAGATCGAAGCTAGTTTGTTATACAAGTTTTATGTTATAATGTAACATGTCAATATAAAAAACAGTTAAAGGAGATTAGAGGATGATATACGCTCAAATTTTAGCTGGAGGAAAAGGTACGCGAATGGGTAACGTTAGCATGCCAAAACAATTTCTACCTCTAAATGGTAAACCAATTATTGTTCATACCGTTGAAAAATTTATTCTAAATACTCGATTTGATAAAATTCTTATTTCCTCACCGAAAGAATGGATGAACCATGCTGAGGATAATATTAAAAAGTATATTTCTGATGATCGTATTGTTGTTATCGAAGGCGGAGAAGACCGCAATGAAACAATTATGAATGGGATTCGTTTCGTGGAAAAAACATATGGCTTAACAGATGAAGATATTATCGTAACGCATGATGCTGTTCGCCCATTTTTAACACATCGAATTCTTGAAGAAAATATAGATGCTGCACTGGAAACTGGAGCTGTAGACACTGTTATTGAAGCACTTGATACAATCGTTGAATCAAGCAATCATCAAGTGATTACAGATATTCCTGTGAGAGACCACATGTACCAAGGTCAAACACCACAAAGTTTCAATATGAAAAAAGTATATAATCATTACCAAAATCTAACAACCGAGAAAAAACAAATTCTAACAGATGCATGTAAAATTTGTTTGCTTGCTGGCGACGATGTGAAATTGGTTAAAGGTGAAATTTTCAACATCAAAATTACGACACCTTACGATTTAAAAGTAGCTAATGCGATTATTCAGGAGCGGATAGCCAATGATTAATCAAGTATATAGACTTGTGTCAGAGAGACAGTTTGAAGTTGCCAATGTGGACGAATCACTAACTGGTGATGTGGTTGTTGTTAGACCCACTCATTTATCTATTTGTGCGGCAGATCAACGTTACTATACAGGTTCTAGAGGGAAAGAAATGCTATCTAAAAAACTTCCAATGGCGCTTATTCATGAAGGCGTTGGTGAAGTTGTTTATGATGCCACGAAAGAATTTAAACCGGGAACAAAAGTAGTAATGATTCCTAATACGCCTTTTGAAGAAGATCCGGTCGTTGCGGAAAACTATTTACGTTCCAGCAAATTCCGTTCAAGTGGTTATGACGGTTTAATGCAGGACTATGTTTTTATGCGCAGAGATCGTGTTGTAGCATTGCCGGATGATATCAATATGAAAGTAGCTGCTTTCTCAGAATTGATTTCCGTTGCGGTCCACGCTATTTTACGTTTTGAAGGGAAAAGTAATGCTAATCGGGAATCGTTTGGTGTATGGGGCGATGGAAACTTAGGCTTTATCACGTCATTACTATTAAAAAATTGGTACCCAGATAGCAAAGTTTACATTTTTGGGAAAACACCTTATAAATTAGACTTCTTTTCTTTCGTTGATGGCGCTTATGCGATTGATGATGTACCGGCTGATTTAGTCATTGATCAAGCCTTTGAATGTGCTGGAGGAATGGGTAGTCAGTATGCGGTAAGCCAAATTATCGATGTCATTAAACCAGAAGGAACGATTTCCTTACTAGGTGTTTCCGAGTATCCAATTGAATTTAATTCACGTATGGTACTAGAAAAAGGACTTACTGTTTACGGAAGTAGCCGTAG includes these proteins:
- a CDS encoding glycosyltransferase family 2 protein; amino-acid sequence: MEKPFLTVVVPCYNEEEVLSESVTQLTNIIQKLVMSESISDKSQIMFVDDGSKDRTWELIQQYSESNEHVSGLKLSRNYGHQGALLAGLTEAHAYSDCVVSIDADLQDDVNAIIEFIEKYHEGFDVVYGVRDKRDTDTYFKRNSALAFYRIMSKLGVNMVPNHADYRLLSKRALTEFLRYKEENMFIRGIVPLLGFKSTKVFYNRNERFAGESKYPLKKMVLFAVDGITSFSVAPIRLLLVLGSVIFMIGVVMGIYAIVQKIVGAVVPGWTSLIVSLWLIGGIQLIGIGVLGEYIGKIFKQVKERPRFTIEENVFETKCKENKINER
- a CDS encoding glycosyltransferase family 39 protein; the encoded protein is MKNRLAYIFNAFFILIFGYLLCISIFKPQDISFNHPSIFIIFSAAALLVLIGLYQLSTRLNTKGDGVITIFLVIMIILTQIYLLFSLQMDSFADAFVIKGEALNMLANGGHATEQNYFLMYPNNVFITIIRYWLYSFGGTLGITNTYLIESVFLFICMNITIFVLFWIVRKENGNKFGNIYLLIVLFCVPLLGYIWYFYTDTLVLPFTALIALFYYLYTKNNKWWYFIIIGLLFAIGYQIKPNIIILLPAMLIHLCFIRNWRKIILNAVVLMVCFFGLGTAFTPIAESYGFEKDSTIEFPQTHWLMMGLGDPAGRYNRDDVIYTTEFKTIEEKKEANIEKIKERIEEHGPLGLVKLFDNKMLNTWTDGTRAYKIYINSALNYSTPYDYFFGDKQIVTELPAQMFHIINLLLICLGALRFYKKREFDMSFFVNIALVGVWLFHLFWEANQRYIMFITPLMILSSIYGFKFIVESLYTKKFDLKKGLRKSFLIVTFVVFLLSTVIFAYIGNTVAGQTQDVSKYLVKQSYAHVELAVNSKQIVKQTFEANEAFNTVQLAILKAPYVDSKYRIKIINKKNKKEVYNEVIDGSEFVEAENYTVNVNEKPKGKTEYVIEVYQVENKNPKEPLILGTYLSKTVDLYPYGALYIKGKAREKQDIGFSVSNVASEPIIPKYVSIMLDLGVIIIFAGTYYVFRRKAEDNG
- a CDS encoding bifunctional glycosyltransferase/CDP-glycerol:glycerophosphate glycerophosphotransferase → MNIDSNNNIEKNREAGISIIIPLYNVEEVILETLESIHEQTFDMYEVLLIDDGSTDKTIELVTEYIADKPKFKLHTQPNGGPASARNHGLRLANRMYICFVDSDDIIPNYALQLMYDGAISTGSKLITGATKRFNSEDEWFIPMHIQYNIAKPGLKTLLKNPELFYSIGPCAKLYHHSLIDGVFFPENIRYGEDQPFVLHALLQAENIYTVEKVVYYYRLRDGESQSLTQSVNKDPIRILKSVFQIFDYGEAELLKNNTEYEVALKYYQRVSSIELWGALRAAIESKKSENQKIAFTMMLDWLKTKSDDFLNIIPSFRYFLLFSSIERVRYITKDNKENYRQLITYLWERQGEEAKIAFRKTYPVHMKAALQIMENNNWSDARKISFKFIIRRQFKAPILIRKISRGIIFRIATWMPRKKDQVILATERSTSLEGNLLAIYDYMFYNNMPQKVYVFLKKNRNWFEMFQLYYALGRTKTIVLDDYYNKIYGLKFNKKTHVIQSWHATGAFKKFGFSAMEGTDANTEEFETRAHSPYTDVLVSSEGIVPEYMEAFRKQANQIKPIGVPRTDVFFDQEYVDYTKEKYMKMYPQLRDKKVLLYAPTFRGGPNERFNYSVVLDIAALKKELGDTHILILKFHPVIKNVSFNVDEDDPFILDLTLNNDINDLMLFSDALITDYSSVIFEFSLMNKPIYFFAYDIDDYLDERGFYFDYKATIPGEVFKDTPSLISSIKTGKYNYDELEVFKKKFVGSLDGNSTKRFVETYIGKADEEVNDL
- the galU gene encoding UTP--glucose-1-phosphate uridylyltransferase GalU, coding for MRVKKAVIPAAGLGTRFLPATKAMPKEILPIVDKPTIQYIVEEAVASGIEDILIVTGKGKRAIEDHFDSVPELENNLREKNKLELLHLVEQTTNINLHFIRQAKPKGLGDAILQAKGFVGNEPFIVMLGDDIVESKTPCSKQLMNQYEKTHSSVIGVQTVPHAETYRYGIIDPINEYDKNLYNVKGFVEKPDPDKAPSDLAILGRYLLTPQIFDFLETQEPGAGGEIQLTDAINSLNEVQRVFAYDFEGERFDVGDKFGFIQTTMQFALKHPEIKDDVKKLIDDLHKQIHENDK
- a CDS encoding IspD/TarI family cytidylyltransferase; the protein is MIYAQILAGGKGTRMGNVSMPKQFLPLNGKPIIVHTVEKFILNTRFDKILISSPKEWMNHAEDNIKKYISDDRIVVIEGGEDRNETIMNGIRFVEKTYGLTDEDIIVTHDAVRPFLTHRILEENIDAALETGAVDTVIEALDTIVESSNHQVITDIPVRDHMYQGQTPQSFNMKKVYNHYQNLTTEKKQILTDACKICLLAGDDVKLVKGEIFNIKITTPYDLKVANAIIQERIAND
- a CDS encoding ribitol-5-phosphate dehydrogenase; this translates as MINQVYRLVSERQFEVANVDESLTGDVVVVRPTHLSICAADQRYYTGSRGKEMLSKKLPMALIHEGVGEVVYDATKEFKPGTKVVMIPNTPFEEDPVVAENYLRSSKFRSSGYDGLMQDYVFMRRDRVVALPDDINMKVAAFSELISVAVHAILRFEGKSNANRESFGVWGDGNLGFITSLLLKNWYPDSKVYIFGKTPYKLDFFSFVDGAYAIDDVPADLVIDQAFECAGGMGSQYAVSQIIDVIKPEGTISLLGVSEYPIEFNSRMVLEKGLTVYGSSRSGRVDFEKTVEFLSTNKRGVEYLQNLVGEVHTVHSIQDVIEAFEADLRSPWGKSVMEWKI